A window from Opitutia bacterium ISCC 52 encodes these proteins:
- the alr gene encoding alanine racemase, translating to MQDQARSWAEIDLAALERNLHKIRAALPDHIRYVAVVKADAYGHGIAQTATRLMQCGADMFAVANVTEAAQLREIGSGWPILVLSAVLPQEDDQLFNHALIPTLSNLEEVERLNTKAAERNKLLKVHLKIDTGMGRLGVWHEDLQPMLDAIRVAQNLQLDGVFTHFSSAPTDPDFTELQRNRFIDTLKVIEDQFDLSDCMIHADNSASLRSFVRSSPINAIRVGLLQFGAAPYPDSLFAQVSTEPVLSFHGRVSLLKSLPKGCPVSYGRLTTLSRPTKLAVLSAGYADGIPMPFTKRAEVLVAGQRCPVLGRVTMDQLIVDVTDLPEAPEAGDQATFIGSQGDETISVAEFCGWGDSIPWECFCSISKRVTRVYKTFRE from the coding sequence ATGCAAGACCAGGCCCGAAGTTGGGCAGAAATTGATCTAGCGGCTCTTGAACGCAATTTGCACAAAATCCGCGCTGCTCTTCCTGACCACATCCGGTATGTGGCTGTCGTGAAGGCTGATGCCTATGGTCATGGAATTGCTCAGACCGCTACTCGTTTGATGCAATGCGGTGCAGACATGTTTGCCGTGGCCAACGTAACGGAGGCGGCCCAACTCAGGGAAATCGGTTCGGGCTGGCCCATTCTGGTTTTATCAGCCGTCCTCCCCCAGGAAGACGATCAGCTTTTCAATCATGCATTGATTCCCACCCTTTCCAACCTGGAGGAGGTAGAGCGTCTAAATACGAAGGCTGCCGAAAGAAACAAACTCCTCAAAGTACACCTCAAGATCGACACTGGCATGGGGCGACTTGGAGTCTGGCACGAAGACCTTCAACCCATGCTTGATGCAATCCGTGTTGCCCAGAACCTGCAACTCGACGGCGTATTTACCCATTTTAGCTCTGCCCCAACCGACCCTGACTTCACCGAGCTTCAGCGTAACCGCTTTATAGATACGCTCAAAGTGATCGAGGATCAGTTTGATCTAAGCGACTGCATGATCCACGCAGACAATAGTGCCAGCCTGCGAAGCTTCGTTAGAAGTAGCCCTATTAATGCAATCCGCGTTGGTTTACTTCAATTCGGAGCCGCCCCCTACCCCGATTCACTCTTTGCCCAAGTCTCTACAGAACCCGTTCTCAGCTTCCACGGCCGCGTTTCACTCCTAAAAAGCCTGCCCAAAGGTTGTCCTGTAAGCTATGGCCGACTGACGACCCTAAGCAGACCGACAAAGCTAGCCGTCCTCTCGGCAGGATACGCAGACGGTATACCCATGCCTTTCACAAAACGCGCTGAGGTTTTGGTCGCTGGCCAGCGCTGCCCGGTATTGGGGCGGGTAACCATGGATCAATTAATCGTAGATGTGACGGACCTGCCAGAAGCGCCTGAAGCCGGAGATCAGGCCACCTTCATCGGCTCACAAGGTGACGAAACCATTTCGGTCGCTGAATTCTGCGGTTGGGGCGATTCTATTCCCTGGGAGTGCTTTTGCTCAATTTCCAAACGCGTGACTAGAGTTTACAAAACGTTCAGAGAGTGA
- a CDS encoding DUF1800 domain-containing protein has translation MNTLKIKNIQPENVWKPLPRSAWDEAAAKHLLMRIGFSASEEAIQACMQSGLKNSIRDAFAGAHVMQPPEKLIEVIEAYRTQRDRQKGLQEPERRKLRQALARKSRETIVDMTMNWLQNAAEPQNSAFEKWGLFWENMFVVTSQKVKNPAMLYQYQMAIRKNSFKDFGSLSKAISKSPAMVQFLDLQQNKKGKPNENFARELFELFMLGEGNYTEEDIKEAARAFTGYRQVDGQFRFVNAQHDASKKTVFGQTGNWTGDDIIELALQQPAARLFTPRELCKHYLSDEVIPDEYLQGLGDGWAANDFDLTWLASTFFSSRLFFSAQFRGNKIKSPFEFLLGLVQDLNVDIPPLPRTYINALRSMGQSWLNPPNVRGWVGGRHWINSATLIQRRQIVESFFNPPTERRMNGDEKRAIEKAKESGKGKFFVTKRQGEAWLNLDPKNRVAALANEWLVNPLNPQVEKDLVQFLNQNQNRGLPATRTVAITLLQSPAYQLA, from the coding sequence ATGAATACCCTTAAGATAAAAAATATTCAGCCAGAGAACGTCTGGAAACCTCTCCCGAGGTCAGCATGGGATGAAGCTGCCGCCAAACATTTGTTGATGAGGATTGGCTTTTCAGCCTCAGAGGAGGCCATTCAAGCATGTATGCAATCCGGCTTGAAGAACTCTATCCGGGATGCATTTGCGGGAGCCCATGTCATGCAACCGCCTGAAAAGCTCATAGAAGTCATTGAAGCTTACCGGACACAACGCGATCGCCAGAAAGGACTCCAAGAGCCCGAGCGCCGCAAATTACGCCAGGCACTCGCACGAAAATCGCGTGAAACCATCGTCGATATGACGATGAATTGGCTGCAAAACGCGGCGGAACCTCAAAACTCTGCGTTTGAGAAATGGGGCCTGTTTTGGGAAAACATGTTCGTGGTCACCTCACAGAAGGTGAAAAACCCGGCCATGCTCTATCAGTACCAAATGGCGATCCGGAAGAACTCGTTTAAAGATTTCGGATCTCTTAGTAAGGCGATCAGCAAATCTCCCGCCATGGTTCAATTCCTGGATCTCCAGCAGAACAAAAAGGGGAAGCCGAATGAGAATTTTGCGAGAGAGCTCTTCGAACTCTTCATGCTCGGAGAAGGCAACTATACAGAAGAGGACATCAAAGAAGCCGCTCGTGCATTCACGGGCTATCGGCAAGTCGATGGACAATTCAGGTTTGTAAACGCACAACACGACGCATCGAAAAAAACGGTATTCGGCCAAACCGGAAACTGGACGGGTGACGACATCATAGAGTTGGCATTACAGCAGCCTGCCGCACGACTCTTTACTCCAAGAGAACTTTGCAAACACTACCTAAGCGACGAGGTAATCCCTGACGAATATTTACAAGGCCTCGGGGATGGCTGGGCAGCCAATGACTTTGATCTGACCTGGTTGGCGAGCACCTTCTTTTCTTCACGTTTGTTCTTCAGCGCACAATTTAGAGGAAACAAAATCAAGAGTCCCTTTGAATTTCTCCTCGGCTTGGTCCAGGATTTGAATGTCGATATTCCTCCGCTTCCAAGAACTTATATCAACGCACTGAGGAGCATGGGACAGAGCTGGCTTAACCCACCCAATGTTCGAGGCTGGGTCGGAGGCCGTCACTGGATTAATAGTGCGACACTCATTCAAAGACGCCAAATCGTAGAGAGTTTCTTTAACCCTCCCACTGAACGTCGTATGAACGGGGATGAAAAACGGGCGATTGAAAAAGCCAAAGAATCTGGCAAAGGAAAGTTCTTTGTGACCAAGAGACAAGGTGAAGCTTGGCTTAACCTGGATCCGAAGAATCGAGTCGCCGCATTAGCCAACGAATGGCTGGTCAATCCACTGAACCCGCAGGTCGAAAAAGATCTCGTTCAGTTCCTAAACCAAAACCAAAACCGCGGACTACCTGCAACACGCACCGTAGCAATCACCCTTTTGCAATCGCCTGCCTATCAGCTGGCTTAA
- a CDS encoding DUF1501 domain-containing protein, giving the protein MKNDALNFPATRREFLSTSAKGTGLLAFSQFIPGFLRDSIAAGAPSPESDRRILVLVQLAGGNDGLNTVIPYEDANYYRLRPTLGIKKSAALKLTDDHGLHPSCESMLGLYKEGNLSIIQNVGYPNPNRSHFRSTEIWEGATDAHEFGDSGWVGRYLDNNCSGTPALGDPEAISFGNELPLTIQGDTNHNLFSINNRPGRINRADYGLLDKMSGEMDVIDNSSFLKQTMMDTLVTEERIQKLFTKFSSTVNYPGNRLGTSLKNVASLIASSLPTRVYYVSLGGFDTHQGQAANHARLLTELSSSLAAFQKDLQQRGLDDQVLTMTFSEFGRRPSQNESGGTDHGTAAPLFVMGPQLKNTLVGQAPDLNLKHNKDLQFSTDFRSIYSTVLDRWLECDSRSVLGRQFDHLSFI; this is encoded by the coding sequence ATGAAAAACGACGCACTCAATTTTCCGGCCACTCGTAGAGAATTTCTAAGCACTTCTGCCAAAGGGACTGGCTTGCTCGCATTCAGCCAGTTTATTCCAGGCTTCCTCCGCGACTCCATAGCAGCGGGCGCTCCATCACCCGAATCGGATCGTCGCATCTTGGTTCTTGTTCAGCTAGCTGGCGGGAATGATGGGTTGAATACCGTCATTCCTTACGAGGATGCCAATTACTACCGACTACGCCCCACCCTGGGCATTAAAAAATCTGCGGCTTTAAAACTGACAGACGATCATGGCCTGCACCCAAGTTGTGAGTCCATGTTGGGGCTCTATAAAGAGGGCAATCTCTCCATCATTCAAAATGTCGGTTACCCTAACCCCAACCGCAGTCACTTCCGCTCAACTGAGATCTGGGAAGGCGCAACGGATGCGCATGAATTTGGTGATTCTGGTTGGGTCGGTCGATACCTGGATAATAATTGCAGCGGTACTCCTGCTTTAGGCGACCCTGAAGCTATCAGCTTTGGCAATGAACTACCCCTCACCATCCAGGGAGACACCAATCATAATCTGTTCAGCATCAATAATCGCCCCGGCAGGATCAACCGCGCGGATTACGGTTTGCTAGATAAGATGTCCGGAGAAATGGATGTCATAGACAACTCCAGTTTTCTGAAGCAAACAATGATGGACACGCTGGTTACCGAAGAGCGTATCCAGAAGCTCTTCACCAAATTCTCATCCACCGTGAACTATCCAGGTAATCGCCTCGGTACTTCGTTGAAGAATGTAGCCTCATTGATTGCGTCAAGTTTACCAACTCGCGTCTATTATGTATCCCTCGGAGGCTTCGATACCCACCAAGGTCAGGCAGCCAACCATGCGAGGCTCCTAACGGAACTTTCCAGCAGTTTAGCTGCTTTCCAAAAGGACCTACAGCAGCGAGGCCTGGACGACCAAGTGCTCACCATGACTTTCTCTGAGTTCGGACGTCGGCCTAGCCAAAATGAAAGCGGAGGCACCGACCACGGAACAGCTGCACCCCTCTTTGTTATGGGGCCACAACTCAAGAATACCCTGGTTGGACAAGCACCTGACTTGAACTTAAAGCACAACAAAGACCTTCAATTCTCAACCGACTTCCGAAGCATCTACTCAACAGTCCTCGATAGGTGGTTGGAATGCGACAGCCGATCTGTCCTGGGACGTCAGTTTGACCATCTCTCCTTCATCTAG
- a CDS encoding DNA-3-methyladenine glycosylase — MGHHLVVRTAEGDILRSEINEIEAYDGPLDKACHASKGRTARTEVLYGPAGHWYVYLCYGVHWLLNVVTGPKEYPAAILIRGVGDWSGPGILTREMKIDKSYHTKPAIESTGLWLEFNPDRTEEYTFSTGPRIGVDYAGEWAVKPYRYLVPR; from the coding sequence ATGGGCCATCATCTTGTTGTTCGGACAGCTGAGGGAGACATTCTAAGAAGTGAGATCAATGAGATCGAAGCCTATGATGGACCTCTGGATAAGGCGTGTCATGCATCCAAAGGTAGAACAGCAAGGACGGAGGTTCTCTATGGCCCAGCAGGTCACTGGTACGTTTACCTGTGTTATGGTGTTCATTGGCTTTTGAATGTGGTTACGGGCCCCAAGGAATATCCAGCAGCCATCCTTATTCGAGGGGTTGGTGATTGGAGTGGTCCGGGAATACTAACTCGGGAGATGAAGATCGATAAGTCTTATCATACTAAACCAGCCATCGAATCGACTGGGCTTTGGTTGGAATTCAATCCGGATCGCACAGAGGAATATACATTTTCTACAGGACCGCGAATCGGAGTGGATTACGCGGGAGAATGGGCGGTAAAACCGTATCGATATCTAGTACCGCGTTAG
- the dtd gene encoding D-tyrosyl-tRNA(Tyr) deacylase translates to MRAVVQRVSRASVTVEGEPRGTISQGFVVLLGIERSDTEADLDWLANKVPQLRVFEDEEGKMNLDLLVVDGEMIVVSQFTLFGNVRKGTRPSFNRSAAPDHAIPLYEAFISKMEARLGKMVVTGEFGAMMEVDLVNDGPVTLVIDTQDKRF, encoded by the coding sequence ATGCGGGCTGTTGTTCAGCGTGTGTCCAGAGCCTCGGTTACTGTTGAAGGCGAGCCTAGGGGAACTATCAGTCAGGGATTCGTAGTGTTACTTGGTATCGAGCGGTCGGATACAGAAGCTGATTTGGATTGGCTTGCGAATAAGGTGCCTCAATTGAGAGTGTTTGAGGACGAAGAGGGGAAAATGAACCTCGATCTACTTGTCGTAGATGGTGAGATGATCGTAGTGAGCCAGTTTACACTTTTTGGGAATGTCAGGAAGGGGACTCGACCCTCTTTCAATCGGTCAGCTGCACCTGATCATGCGATTCCCCTGTATGAGGCTTTTATCTCCAAGATGGAAGCTCGATTGGGGAAGATGGTGGTTACTGGAGAATTTGGAGCCATGATGGAAGTTGATCTTGTAAACGACGGCCCCGTGACGCTGGTGATCGATACTCAGGATAAACGATTTTAG
- a CDS encoding SET domain-containing protein-lysine N-methyltransferase translates to MAKTKDKENKWVYVKDSGIHGRGVFAKRKIPKETKIMEYFGERISKEESTRRGTEQMEMAANDDSVGAVYIFDLNKKWDIDGNVPENIARFANHSCEENCEAFNIDDRIFYYTSRSIKKNEEILIDYGYALEHFLDHPCCCGTKKCVGYIVAKDDRKKLKKMRNGKKAKSVVKDKKEKKKKMKAD, encoded by the coding sequence ATGGCTAAGACAAAAGATAAGGAAAACAAGTGGGTGTATGTGAAGGATTCAGGGATCCACGGCCGTGGTGTTTTTGCCAAGCGCAAGATTCCCAAAGAGACTAAGATCATGGAATACTTTGGGGAGCGCATCTCCAAAGAAGAGTCTACACGCCGTGGGACTGAGCAGATGGAAATGGCCGCTAATGATGACTCAGTCGGCGCGGTCTATATTTTTGATTTGAATAAGAAGTGGGATATTGATGGCAATGTGCCCGAAAATATTGCCCGCTTCGCAAATCACAGCTGCGAAGAGAATTGCGAGGCATTCAATATAGATGACCGGATTTTCTATTACACCTCTCGTTCTATAAAAAAGAACGAGGAAATCCTTATCGATTATGGCTATGCGCTGGAGCACTTTTTGGATCATCCCTGCTGTTGTGGGACCAAGAAATGTGTCGGATACATCGTTGCCAAAGATGATCGCAAGAAGCTGAAGAAGATGCGCAATGGTAAAAAGGCGAAATCCGTTGTTAAGGATAAAAAGGAAAAGAAGAAAAAGATGAAGGCTGATTAA
- a CDS encoding NAD(P)-binding domain-containing protein has protein sequence MNFCVLGADAWGTALAIKLIQQGHSVTLVPDQMDAAMELASSRVNSVHLLGCTLPLQLQIGFEVKPVLMEADVVVLAVPSEQLRSQCEAVASYMDSSVALKLAIVLGPGFEDELFVQLGELVETFLPGVPYAELTTTGTPEEIVQGKADVVRLSGSGDENFLTQVKEAIAQ, from the coding sequence ATGAACTTCTGTGTTTTGGGTGCAGATGCCTGGGGAACCGCCCTGGCTATTAAGCTTATTCAACAAGGTCATTCGGTTACCTTGGTGCCGGATCAAATGGATGCCGCCATGGAGCTAGCCTCCTCGCGCGTAAATAGCGTTCATCTCCTGGGATGCACTTTACCGCTGCAATTGCAGATCGGCTTTGAAGTGAAGCCGGTACTCATGGAGGCCGATGTGGTTGTTCTTGCTGTCCCAAGTGAGCAATTGAGAAGTCAGTGCGAAGCAGTCGCTAGTTATATGGATTCATCCGTCGCTTTGAAATTGGCAATTGTCTTGGGTCCTGGGTTCGAGGATGAGCTGTTTGTGCAGTTGGGTGAATTGGTGGAAACGTTTCTACCCGGAGTTCCTTATGCTGAACTTACGACCACGGGAACTCCTGAAGAGATTGTGCAGGGCAAGGCGGACGTCGTTCGTCTGAGTGGCTCGGGTGACGAGAATTTTCTCACTCAAGTGAAAGAGGCGATTGCCCAATGA
- a CDS encoding LOG family protein, giving the protein MNSSDSFPEGWPFKAYDNHEFLHGPEARTIRVNCELLEPKYRFQEHGVQNTIVIFGSARTKAPEVAQKNLENLEATLADRESLNHEEEQELKLAKRDLAQSKYYGDCRELAKRMATWSESLSDGKSLHICSGGGPGIMEAANRGAFDAGAKNIGLNISLPFEQHHNPYISPELNFEFHYFFVRKYWFLFLAKALVAFPGGFGTMDELFELLTLTQTNKLEEGAPVVLYGKDYWTRLFDFEALEEWGYISPGDLDLFKIVDSVDEAEAHLKASIDQDRLLPNS; this is encoded by the coding sequence ATGAATTCCTCAGACTCGTTTCCCGAAGGCTGGCCCTTTAAAGCTTATGACAATCATGAGTTTCTCCATGGCCCTGAAGCTCGAACTATCCGTGTTAACTGCGAATTGCTGGAACCCAAGTACCGGTTTCAGGAACATGGCGTGCAAAATACCATCGTCATTTTCGGTTCCGCTCGCACCAAAGCCCCCGAAGTCGCTCAGAAAAACTTGGAGAATCTGGAGGCAACACTGGCGGATCGAGAGTCACTGAATCATGAGGAAGAGCAGGAGCTCAAGCTTGCGAAGAGGGACCTCGCTCAGTCCAAATACTACGGAGATTGCCGAGAGCTCGCAAAACGTATGGCCACGTGGTCTGAGAGTCTCTCCGATGGTAAGAGCCTGCACATTTGCTCTGGCGGAGGTCCAGGCATCATGGAAGCTGCCAACCGTGGAGCGTTCGATGCAGGCGCCAAAAATATCGGCCTGAATATCTCCCTCCCCTTCGAGCAACACCACAATCCATATATCTCACCGGAACTGAATTTTGAATTCCACTACTTCTTTGTCCGGAAATACTGGTTCCTTTTCTTGGCAAAAGCCCTGGTAGCATTTCCTGGAGGGTTTGGGACTATGGATGAATTATTCGAGCTCCTCACCCTCACTCAAACCAATAAGCTCGAAGAAGGAGCCCCGGTTGTCCTCTACGGAAAAGACTACTGGACTCGCTTATTTGATTTTGAGGCCCTGGAAGAATGGGGCTACATCTCGCCAGGTGACTTGGATCTTTTCAAAATCGTCGATTCTGTCGATGAGGCCGAAGCGCATTTGAAAGCCTCTATAGACCAAGACCGATTATTACCAAATTCCTAA
- a CDS encoding response regulator gives MEISTDPETRTVLIVEDSDADRSRYRKFIGEMTAFNKRFLEEESGEAGLKRYGQEPIDCILLDLHLPDMDGLEFLKRFHKAHGRDVCPIIMLTGRGSEADAVKALQAGAHDYLSKSDLTAENLNRALENAIDKVNLHKRLENQRIDLEVKNTQLQVMTDQLEKLVEERTRNLIITNERLLVEIEERRKAERQVRESARFNRMIMDANPAFIAYMDEEDCYRFANQYYQKIFQCTEEDLLGKSMKEHLGDAFREQREAALNGEAQDFEHHRTDEDGHTEWYHIMLTPHTGAFGKMLGYFIVGMDVTRQKHNEDYIQRSLDEKQILLREVHHRVKNNLQVIQSLLRMQGRESQSAALVPMLRESQNRIRSIALIHEQLYKQDDVSEIDLADYLKLLLRQVFRTFEFGPKRISSQVEFKDIYLSLTKAIPCALIVNELVTNSIKYAFENSEDGEIRILAETKDDKLTLIVRDNGCGFSEDIDIDASETLGLKIVRTLTRQIGGQLEINCDNGAQFKLVFEP, from the coding sequence ATGGAAATCTCCACGGATCCCGAAACAAGAACTGTCCTCATCGTCGAAGACAGCGACGCCGACCGATCGCGCTACCGCAAATTTATCGGAGAAATGACAGCGTTTAATAAACGCTTCTTGGAAGAGGAATCAGGTGAGGCCGGCCTAAAGCGCTACGGACAAGAGCCGATTGATTGCATCCTCCTCGACCTGCATTTACCCGACATGGATGGTTTGGAATTCCTCAAACGGTTTCATAAGGCACATGGCCGAGACGTCTGCCCCATCATTATGTTAACCGGCCGCGGCAGCGAGGCAGATGCCGTAAAAGCCCTTCAAGCAGGTGCTCACGATTACCTCTCCAAATCAGATTTGACCGCGGAAAACCTCAACCGCGCTTTGGAAAATGCGATCGATAAGGTAAACCTCCACAAACGATTGGAGAATCAGCGCATTGACCTGGAAGTTAAGAATACCCAACTGCAGGTCATGACCGACCAGTTGGAAAAACTGGTGGAAGAACGCACCCGCAATCTCATCATTACTAACGAGCGACTACTCGTTGAGATTGAAGAACGGCGCAAGGCGGAGAGACAAGTTCGAGAAAGTGCCCGTTTCAATCGAATGATCATGGACGCCAACCCAGCCTTTATCGCCTACATGGACGAGGAGGATTGCTATCGCTTTGCCAATCAATACTACCAGAAAATTTTTCAATGCACAGAGGAAGATTTGCTGGGTAAGTCGATGAAGGAGCACTTGGGGGATGCTTTCCGGGAGCAACGAGAAGCGGCACTGAACGGTGAAGCTCAAGACTTTGAGCACCACCGCACCGATGAGGACGGCCACACAGAATGGTATCACATCATGCTAACTCCACATACGGGCGCCTTCGGAAAGATGCTCGGTTACTTTATCGTGGGCATGGATGTCACTCGCCAGAAACACAACGAGGATTACATACAGCGTTCTTTGGACGAAAAACAGATCCTCCTCCGGGAAGTTCACCATCGGGTAAAAAATAACCTGCAAGTGATTCAAAGCCTCCTACGCATGCAAGGGCGAGAATCACAAAGCGCCGCGTTGGTCCCGATGCTTCGAGAGAGCCAGAACCGCATCCGTTCGATCGCCCTGATCCATGAGCAGCTCTATAAACAGGATGATGTCTCGGAAATCGATCTGGCCGATTACCTGAAACTATTGCTCCGTCAGGTATTTCGAACGTTTGAGTTCGGCCCCAAACGCATTTCCAGCCAGGTAGAGTTTAAGGACATTTACTTGAGCCTCACCAAAGCCATTCCCTGCGCGCTGATTGTGAATGAGCTGGTTACCAATTCTATTAAATATGCGTTCGAAAACTCAGAAGATGGCGAGATCCGCATTTTAGCGGAGACCAAGGATGATAAGCTTACATTGATCGTCCGCGACAATGGCTGTGGTTTCAGTGAAGACATTGACATCGATGCGAGCGAAACCCTGGGCCTGAAAATCGTCAGAACTCTCACTCGACAGATTGGTGGCCAACTGGAAATCAATTGCGACAATGGAGCTCAATTTAAACTGGTTTTCGAACCTTGA
- a CDS encoding PAS domain-containing protein codes for MTKAKILIVEDEGITAEDIKDYLKSLDYDVLAICSTGEDAIEKARELTPDLVLMDIMLAGVVDGIQAAEIVREQYGIPVVYLTAYSDPQTLERAKITEPYGYVLKPFDQRDLQIAVEIALHKHSMLSKIQESQRWLSTTVASVHEALIAVDSSYRILTMNQAAERLTGWKASDATGRIYTQVYTTCDAHTGEDLPTPIHMALETCETVRRHGEAVLVARGGKVFTVDETASLILDEIKGVQGAVMVFRDASDRIETETDYRDDVVPAVLDSLAALLVVTDAEGRIIRLNSKALSVTGLEKGEAVDKYFWELCSNEKDSAKTSESFKSLNGTDDEMSFDCSWNTKSDGDIKIRWCNSAIREDSDEISYILCTGIGM; via the coding sequence ATGACGAAAGCAAAAATACTGATCGTTGAAGACGAAGGCATCACAGCCGAAGACATCAAGGACTACCTAAAAAGCCTGGATTATGACGTGCTCGCAATATGCAGTACAGGAGAAGACGCCATAGAGAAGGCCCGTGAGCTTACACCCGATCTGGTTTTGATGGATATCATGCTGGCTGGCGTTGTGGATGGCATTCAAGCGGCCGAGATTGTTAGAGAACAATATGGCATCCCCGTCGTCTACCTGACCGCCTACTCCGACCCACAAACCCTGGAACGAGCCAAGATCACGGAACCCTATGGCTATGTGCTCAAACCCTTTGATCAACGTGACCTGCAGATTGCCGTTGAAATAGCCCTTCATAAGCACTCCATGCTTAGCAAAATCCAGGAGAGTCAGCGCTGGCTGTCCACTACAGTAGCGAGCGTGCATGAAGCTTTGATCGCTGTAGATTCTTCCTACCGAATTTTGACTATGAATCAGGCCGCCGAGCGCCTGACCGGGTGGAAGGCCTCAGATGCTACCGGTAGAATTTACACCCAAGTTTATACCACCTGTGATGCTCATACAGGCGAAGACCTCCCAACTCCCATCCATATGGCTTTGGAAACCTGCGAAACCGTCCGGCGTCATGGAGAAGCTGTTTTGGTGGCACGTGGCGGAAAAGTTTTTACGGTAGACGAAACGGCTTCACTCATTCTCGACGAAATCAAAGGCGTACAAGGAGCAGTCATGGTCTTTCGGGATGCGAGCGATCGTATCGAAACGGAGACAGATTACCGGGACGATGTGGTTCCCGCAGTATTAGATTCTCTGGCGGCTCTGTTGGTGGTCACGGACGCGGAAGGCAGAATCATTCGCCTTAACTCAAAGGCACTCAGCGTTACCGGCCTCGAAAAAGGGGAAGCAGTCGACAAGTATTTCTGGGAACTCTGTAGCAACGAGAAAGATTCAGCAAAAACATCAGAGTCGTTCAAGAGCTTGAACGGCACGGATGACGAAATGAGTTTCGATTGCAGCTGGAATACAAAATCCGATGGAGATATAAAAATCCGTTGGTGCAACTCAGCGATCCGTGAGGATTCGGATGAGATCAGCTACATTCTCTGCACTGGCATCGGAATGTAG
- a CDS encoding ROK family protein produces the protein MKVLGIDVGGSGIKGAIVDLNRGQLVTDRIRYVTPKYARPRAVALKIAKIASKLEWTGKIGVGFPAAIKNNVALSASNIAQAWMGKDAGELISHATGSKVTLLNDADAAAIAEFEYGGQKMNQGLVIFITIGTGLGTAFINKGVLVPNLELGHLYLKNKGDGEWYASNAARERNNLSWKVWARRFNHYLDAMESLFQPDQFVIGGGISKRPELFMEYISIKTPIRMATLKNEAGIIGAALAAR, from the coding sequence ATGAAAGTGTTGGGCATCGATGTAGGAGGATCTGGTATTAAGGGAGCGATTGTTGATCTCAATCGTGGCCAACTGGTAACCGATCGAATTCGTTATGTGACTCCAAAATACGCTCGACCGAGAGCCGTCGCCTTGAAGATTGCCAAGATTGCTTCAAAGCTGGAATGGACGGGGAAGATTGGTGTCGGTTTTCCAGCGGCGATTAAAAATAACGTAGCCTTGTCGGCATCCAATATTGCTCAGGCATGGATGGGTAAGGATGCTGGAGAATTGATCTCCCATGCAACAGGCTCAAAGGTGACTTTGCTGAATGATGCGGATGCCGCCGCCATAGCTGAATTCGAATATGGCGGTCAAAAAATGAACCAGGGCTTGGTTATTTTTATAACGATTGGAACAGGGTTGGGGACCGCGTTTATAAATAAGGGAGTGCTGGTGCCTAATCTGGAGCTGGGGCATTTATACCTTAAGAATAAAGGCGATGGTGAGTGGTATGCGTCCAATGCTGCGCGCGAACGAAACAATCTTTCGTGGAAAGTGTGGGCCCGGCGATTTAATCACTACCTGGATGCCATGGAATCCCTCTTTCAGCCGGATCAATTTGTGATTGGCGGAGGTATTTCCAAGCGACCGGAACTCTTCATGGAGTACATTAGTATTAAAACGCCCATTCGAATGGCTACGCTGAAAAATGAAGCGGGAATTATAGGTGCCGCTTTGGCCGCCCGTTGA
- a CDS encoding MmcQ/YjbR family DNA-binding protein, translating into MVYKVMGKMYAFSAYETPLTVNLKCNPDRSLELRRQYDSVQSGYHMNKKHWNTLTLDGSFPHSLVTELIQHSYDLVVQGLSKKDQKKVKEASTKPRNQENDWHAQFLRDISE; encoded by the coding sequence GTGGTTTATAAGGTCATGGGAAAGATGTATGCGTTCTCCGCATACGAAACACCGCTCACGGTTAACCTAAAGTGCAACCCTGATCGCTCATTGGAGCTTAGGAGACAGTATGATTCCGTTCAATCTGGTTACCACATGAACAAAAAACATTGGAATACCCTGACCCTGGATGGATCGTTTCCCCACTCACTCGTAACTGAGCTGATTCAGCACTCCTATGATCTTGTCGTCCAAGGGCTCAGCAAAAAGGACCAAAAGAAAGTAAAAGAAGCATCAACTAAGCCAAGAAACCAGGAGAATGATTGGCATGCTCAATTCCTAAGGGATATCTCCGAATAA